From the genome of Triticum aestivum cultivar Chinese Spring chromosome 3B, IWGSC CS RefSeq v2.1, whole genome shotgun sequence, one region includes:
- the LOC123064778 gene encoding uncharacterized protein: MPSWNDGEESSEEELVGMELEQNWVNPGTTIDASFCGRAADASITCRLHLAPCMKYVAFEGKDTGRRFYGCAIPQDGIDCGVAQWVDAPWPSILQRCLVKIWEMFHEENNGRMIDHEKYKKELDKVHKELDTLGDQYSQLVQDVTKMFDWADQNNRVMSDEEFKQKQMDVDKDMEKLAISKEKDNDGIGKMKEMEKLAQELKEMKCIYRSQGEIIRNTRKERDGFKKERDWLIEEKKRLEFLVGDLMKAGHGNKDKLEKIKSILAE, from the exons ATGCCGTCGTGGAATGATGGAGAGGAGAGCAGCGAGGAGGAGCTGGTCGGCATGGAGCTGGAGCAAAACTGG GTGAACCCTGGCACCACTATAGATGCATCCTTTTGTGGTAGAGCTGCAGATGCAAGCATCACATGTAGACTGCACTTGGCCCCATGCATGAAATATGTTGCATTTGAAGGAAAGGACACTGGGAGGAGGTTCTATGGATGTGCTATTCCTCAG GATGGTATTGATTGTGGAGTTGCTCAGTGGGTTGATGCCCCATGGCCTTCTATTCTGCAAAGATGTTTGGTGAAGATATGGGAGATGTTTCATGAGGAGAACAATGGCAGAATGATTGACCATGAGAAGTATAAGAAAGAGTTGGATAAGGTGCACAAGGAGTTGGATACACTTGGTGATCAGTACAGTCAGCTGGTTCAGGATGTCACCAAGATGTTTGATTGGGCAGACCAAAACAACAGGGTCATGAGTGATGAAGAGTTCAAGCAGAAGCAGATGGATGTGGACAAGGACATGGAGAAGCTAGCTATCAGCAAGGAGAAGGACAATGATGGCATTGGCAAGATGAAGGAGATGGAGAAACTAGCTCAGGAGCTCAAGGAGATGAAGTGCATTTATAGATCTCAGGGAGAGATCATTAGGAACACCAGGAAGGAGAGAGATGGCTTCAAGAAAGAGAGGGACTGGctgatagaggagaagaagaggctgGAGTTTCTGGTGGGTGATCTTATGAAAGCTGGTCATGGCAACAAGGACAAGCTTGAGAAGATCAAGTCAATCCTTGCTGAGTGA